Part of the Zygotorulaspora mrakii chromosome 2, complete sequence genome, GACGCCGCTTCCTTGTCGTCTGGCGCGTGCCCGTTTTCCTGGGCCTCTTCGTGCTTTGGTTGCATCTCGATGGGGCTGCTGGTGGCCGGCGTCTCCAGCCCATTGCTAGTCTCGCTGGGCGTCAGCTTTGCGCCCTCGCCTTCACCTCCAGCCGCGTGCCCCGGCGTGCCATCCTCACCGCCGTGCAGTCTCTTGCCGCCGACCTCGCCAGCGCCTGCCACAGCGCCACCTGCCTCGCTGCCAGCTACCGTCGCCATCGGCATCGCCAGCACTGGGGAGACCCCCGTTACCCCGTTTTGATGAGAACTCACCTCCGTTGTCATTACGTACGCTGTGATTAATCCAGACACCAGAGGAGAAGAAATGTCAAAAATACGActaaaaacaaaaataaatgcaggaaaaaaattcttttccGGCTTTGTACGTTTATTCCACAAAATTAAATTAACCTCTGTTCTTTAAATACTTTGCGACGATAAACCAGCGATCTGTTTTTCttaattttttctgttttttgaaTCGCTTTTTTTAACGCGCCTCGCGAGCTGTCGCGTCGTTCTGCGCGCGTTTCTCTGAGAATTCTTGCGAGTTTCAAGCAAGCAAGAGCGCCATTGGACGACGCCAAAGCAAGGCCACCGCACAGCGCAGCTGCGCTGTGCGGTGGCAAAAAATACACCACTGGAAAAGCCAGAGCAGCCCACAGCACAGCACAGCACAGCACAGGCACCGGCACAGGCTGAAGACACTCTCGACACACGGGAGAAACAGCACACGAATAGGGGCGGCCAGCACCAGAGCTATTTGCCGCTAACGCTCCTGGTCTCCGCACCTTCGTCCGCTGTGCTCGGTGGCAAATCACCGTGCACGGCGCGAAGCTCCCAGAACGGATGCACGACATCTCGTGGTGCACGGGCCGCCCCATACGGCATGCAGCTATTGCTCCGGTGTGTCGGTCAATAAGGTTTTCTCGGGCTGTTCCGTCTTGGCTCCTTCGACGCAGCGGATGCGCAACGGTACGCAGCAGGCGATACCCTTCCGTGACGCTTTCGTCGGAGACGAGGGGAGGGGCGAGACAGAAGCAAACCGGGGCGGGGGTCACCCGCCCCGACACATGGACGACGGCCACGTTATAACACGCTTCGGCGACCCGCTAGACTTCGGCTGCTGTGGTTATCAGCGCTCGCAGGCGTGGCGGCGATACGGGCACGCGGGTCGACTGTGCTCCCGTGCTCCCGTGCTGGGCCCGAAATCCCTTGATGTGTGCAACGCGTAAACGCTCGACAGCACGCTTCGCGTGTGCGGCGGCAACGCGTGGACCTGAAACGTGTAAAAATAGTAGCAGACGGGCGAGCGCCCATACACCCTGCGCGGTGTGACCGCGCCCGTGCACCGCGTATGTAGAGCACGGCACAAACAGTCACATCTTCCGATGTGCCCGTTTGTTGCTTTCGCTGGGGAAAGCATCGATTTAAGGGAACTTGGCCAACTCACAGGAGCCCGGGTGTCACGAAGGCGTTCATTTAAAAGCATCTAGGGCAAGCGTGAGGGGAGATACCAGCCCGCAGGACACCAAATCTGACAATCTAGAGCACGAATAAACATCAACACGGATCCATGTCGCTGTACTACACTCTAGTGTTCATCTTTTTATGCATTGAGGTCGTTATCTTCTCCATCCTGGCGTTGCCGATCCCCACAAAGTTCCGCAGACCACTGACGCTATGCTTGCTGAAACCATTCCAACTGGAAGTGGTTCAAATTACGATAAAATGCATCCTTGGTTTCATACTGCTGCTCTTTGCTGATACCATTAATAAGGTGTACAGCATCGAGACGGAGCTCAACGCGGCGTCGAACGCCAACATCAAGGGCGGCGGGATATACTCGCAAGACAGGATCGAGGTTCTATCGAGAAAGTTTTTCGCACAGCGTAACATGTATCTGACCGGCATGACGCTGTTCCTGACGTTTACGGTCGTGAGGACGTTCAGTCTGGTGCAAGAACTGCTGGAGCTGAAGGACAAGTACCGTAAAGAAAATCCTGAGATCGATACCGCCAAGCTGGAATCAGAAGACTCCAGCGAGAAGGAcaagcttttgaagaaaattgAGGACAACGAAAAAGAGATTTCCAGGTTGACGGAAAAAGCTAAGCTTTTGGAAAGCGAGATGTAATACGGGCTCC contains:
- the YET3 gene encoding Yet3p (similar to Saccharomyces cerevisiae YET3 (YDL072C); ancestral locus Anc_4.263); this encodes MSLYYTLVFIFLCIEVVIFSILALPIPTKFRRPLTLCLLKPFQLEVVQITIKCILGFILLLFADTINKVYSIETELNAASNANIKGGGIYSQDRIEVLSRKFFAQRNMYLTGMTLFLTFTVVRTFSLVQELLELKDKYRKENPEIDTAKLESEDSSEKDKLLKKIEDNEKEISRLTEKAKLLESEM